The proteins below come from a single Methanobrevibacter millerae genomic window:
- a CDS encoding glycosyltransferase family 2 protein has protein sequence MVKVSVVIPVYNVEKYLEDCLNSIIYQTLNDIEIICINDGSTDNSLKILNNYAENDDRITIISQENQGHAVATNIGIQKAKGEYLYLMDSDDIVKLNALEDTYNLCKIKNLDFLIFKALNYYELENEFYESEMYSMQGLFNVVGDNIFSYKDIPDDVMFKMTVTPWSKLYNREFVLNCGAKFPEGLIFDDNVFFWRVLFNAKRIYFYNEFLFTRRWYSSSSTTSGDQRYLDSITIVNLIGDEFKMHGEFEHHKVRLYNEKVHMGEFRYRHIKKEFKDLYFNAWREDLILLFKDEEFFKDFFENLTEEYKNLVYRILLSKNNKDFENMKNFNSIDLNDMKKEVKIKLDSEKDSNTKNHSIKYEFKKKFKKYFN, from the coding sequence ATGGTCAAGGTGTCTGTTGTAATTCCAGTGTATAATGTTGAAAAATACTTAGAAGATTGTCTAAATTCTATAATTTATCAGACATTAAATGATATTGAAATAATCTGTATCAATGATGGTTCAACAGATAATTCTTTAAAAATTTTAAATAACTATGCCGAAAATGATGATAGGATAACAATAATATCACAAGAAAATCAAGGACATGCAGTAGCAACAAATATTGGAATCCAAAAGGCAAAAGGCGAATATTTATATTTAATGGATTCTGATGACATTGTGAAATTAAATGCTTTAGAGGATACTTATAATTTGTGTAAAATAAAAAATTTAGATTTTCTTATTTTTAAAGCTTTAAACTACTATGAACTGGAAAATGAATTTTATGAAAGTGAAATGTATAGTATGCAGGGATTATTTAATGTTGTTGGAGATAATATTTTTTCATACAAAGACATTCCTGATGATGTGATGTTTAAAATGACTGTAACTCCATGGTCTAAATTATATAATCGAGAATTTGTTTTAAATTGTGGTGCAAAATTTCCTGAAGGCCTAATTTTTGATGATAATGTTTTTTTTTGGAGAGTTTTGTTTAATGCTAAAAGAATCTATTTTTACAATGAATTTTTATTTACTCGGAGATGGTATTCATCATCTTCAACAACTTCTGGAGATCAACGTTATTTAGATTCAATTACAATCGTAAATTTAATTGGTGATGAATTCAAAATGCATGGGGAGTTTGAGCATCACAAAGTAAGGTTATATAATGAAAAAGTTCACATGGGGGAATTTAGATATAGGCATATCAAAAAAGAATTTAAAGATTTGTATTTTAATGCATGGCGAGAGGATTTAATATTATTATTTAAAGATGAAGAATTTTTTAAAGATTTTTTTGAAAATTTAACTGAGGAATATAAAAATTTAGTTTATAGAATTCTACTTTCGAAAAATAATAAAGATTTTGAAAATATGAAAAACTTTAATTCAATAGACTTAAATGATATGAAAAAAGAAGTAAAAATAAAATTAGACAGTGAGAAAGATTCAAATACAAAAAACCATTCTATAAAATATGAATTTAAAAAAAAATTTAAAAAATATTTTAATTAA
- the wecB gene encoding non-hydrolyzing UDP-N-acetylglucosamine 2-epimerase: MKIATILGTRPEIIKMAPIIDEISKRNINQIVLHTGQHYDKEMSDNFFSDLEIQNPDYNIHVGSGTHGKQTGLMMKGIEEVLMDEKPDIVLVQGDTNAVLAGALVASKLHIAIGHVEAGLRSFDMTMPEEVNRRACDVTSTMYFIPTEESAINLLAEGFSHKNLIITGNTVVDACFRHLEIAKKRGFEEESIKKLNIENMENILTLTMHRAENVDDKQRITNIIEALKELNDVDIIFPIHPRTKNTLQKFGLFDELNNLEHVHIIKPLGYLDFLLLTSKSTLILTDSGGLQEEAITLNVPALTLRYNTERPETVTAGGNILVGSDKERIIKYTHKILNDKEFSDKMKNAINPYGQGESAKLTVDAIEDYYKKGLLDIKAPENIMISFKREMMCVNENIDVKTFEKEKNALIHMVFDGEKMRFPREDLNLNGKIISMDIFER; the protein is encoded by the coding sequence ATGAAAATAGCAACTATTTTAGGAACTAGACCAGAAATTATAAAAATGGCTCCGATTATTGATGAAATATCAAAAAGAAACATTAATCAAATTGTTTTACATACTGGTCAACATTATGATAAAGAAATGTCTGATAATTTTTTTAGTGATTTAGAAATTCAAAATCCTGATTATAATATTCATGTTGGCTCTGGAACTCACGGAAAACAAACCGGTTTAATGATGAAAGGAATAGAAGAAGTTTTAATGGATGAAAAACCAGATATTGTTTTAGTTCAAGGAGATACAAATGCCGTCCTAGCCGGTGCCCTCGTAGCATCTAAATTGCATATTGCTATTGGACATGTTGAAGCAGGCCTTAGATCATTTGACATGACAATGCCTGAAGAAGTCAACCGTAGAGCATGCGACGTAACTTCAACAATGTACTTTATACCAACTGAAGAATCAGCAATAAATCTTCTAGCAGAAGGTTTTTCTCATAAAAACTTGATTATTACTGGAAATACTGTTGTTGATGCATGTTTTAGACATTTAGAAATTGCTAAAAAAAGGGGTTTTGAGGAAGAATCAATTAAAAAGCTAAATATTGAAAACATGGAAAATATCTTAACATTAACAATGCATAGAGCCGAAAATGTCGATGATAAACAAAGAATTACCAATATTATTGAAGCTTTAAAAGAACTGAATGATGTAGATATTATTTTCCCAATTCATCCTAGAACCAAAAATACACTTCAAAAATTTGGTTTGTTTGATGAATTGAATAATTTAGAGCATGTTCATATTATAAAACCTTTAGGATATTTAGATTTTCTACTATTAACTTCAAAATCGACTTTAATTTTAACTGATTCTGGTGGTCTTCAAGAAGAAGCAATAACATTAAATGTGCCCGCATTAACATTGAGATATAACACTGAAAGACCAGAAACTGTTACCGCAGGAGGTAATATTCTTGTTGGGTCAGATAAAGAGCGAATTATAAAATATACTCACAAAATATTAAATGATAAAGAGTTTTCAGATAAAATGAAAAATGCAATTAATCCCTATGGTCAAGGCGAATCGGCTAAATTGACCGTGGATGCAATTGAAGATTATTATAAAAAGGGTTTATTGGATATTAAAGCTCCGGAGAATATCATGATTTCATTTAAAAGAGAAATGATGTGCGTTAATGAGAATATTGATGTTAAAACATTTGAAAAAGAAAAAAACGCATTAATTCATATGGTCTTTGATGGAGAAAAAATGAGATTTCCAAGAGAAGATTTGAATTTAAATGGAAAAATAATTAGTATGGACATATTTGAAAGATAA
- the glf gene encoding UDP-galactopyranose mutase, which produces MKYDYLIVGAGLFGAVFAHEMTKLGKKCLIIEKRNHIGGNVYTEIIENINVHKYGAHIFHTNNKEIWDYINQFANFNRYTNSPIANYKGELYNLPFNMNTFYQMWGVKTPDEAKKIIENQRADAKVENPKNLEEQAISLVGKDIYEKLVKGYTEKQWGKNCNELPSFIIKRLPVRFTFDNNYFNDLYQGIPIGGYTKIIEKMLENIEVKLNTDFFTDKEKWINLADKIIFTGMIDQYYDYCYGELEYRGLNFEFETLNQENYQGNAVINYTDVETPFTRIIEHKHFESSDSPKTIITKEYPKAWHKGEEAYYPMNDKKNSELYEKYVELSKKEDKIIFGGRLGMYKYYDMWQVIDEALKLVKSLVI; this is translated from the coding sequence ATGAAATATGATTATTTAATTGTTGGAGCAGGTCTTTTCGGTGCAGTCTTTGCCCATGAAATGACAAAACTTGGTAAGAAATGTCTAATTATAGAAAAAAGGAATCATATTGGTGGAAATGTTTATACTGAGATTATAGAAAATATAAATGTTCACAAATATGGTGCACACATTTTTCATACAAATAATAAAGAAATTTGGGACTATATTAATCAATTTGCTAATTTTAACAGATACACAAACTCACCCATAGCCAATTATAAAGGAGAACTGTATAATTTACCATTTAATATGAATACATTTTATCAAATGTGGGGCGTTAAAACACCTGATGAAGCAAAAAAGATTATTGAAAATCAAAGAGCAGATGCCAAAGTTGAAAATCCAAAAAATCTTGAAGAACAAGCCATATCTCTTGTTGGAAAAGACATTTACGAAAAACTTGTAAAAGGTTATACTGAAAAACAATGGGGTAAAAACTGCAATGAACTTCCTTCATTTATCATAAAAAGATTGCCTGTGAGATTCACATTTGATAACAATTATTTCAATGATTTATATCAAGGAATCCCCATAGGAGGATATACAAAAATCATTGAAAAAATGCTTGAGAATATTGAAGTGAAACTAAATACAGATTTTTTCACAGATAAAGAAAAATGGATAAATTTGGCCGACAAAATTATCTTTACCGGAATGATTGATCAATATTATGATTATTGTTATGGTGAACTGGAGTATAGGGGATTAAATTTTGAATTTGAAACATTAAATCAAGAAAATTATCAGGGAAATGCTGTTATTAATTATACTGATGTTGAAACTCCTTTTACCCGCATAATTGAACATAAACACTTTGAATCATCTGATTCTCCAAAAACCATTATAACAAAAGAATATCCAAAAGCCTGGCATAAAGGTGAAGAAGCATATTATCCAATGAATGATAAAAAAAATTCAGAATTATATGAAAAATATGTTGAACTCTCAAAAAAAGAAGATAAAATCATATTTGGCGGACGTTTAGGAATGTATAAATATTATGATATGTGGCAAGTAATAGATGAAGCATTGAAATTAGTAAAATCTTTGGTGATATAA
- a CDS encoding class I SAM-dependent methyltransferase encodes MHKNSHAKMEWFKNTYLNTSSKLDILDVGSLDTKGNYNYSDIFNEKNWTYTGLDFQGGNNVDIIVTDIYNWFEVEDNTYDVIISGQLFEHLEYFWLTMSQIERVLKPGGYVCIIAPSSGPKHGGNIPNCYRFHEDGLKAMAKYVDLEVIHTSVDNSEKAKPWNDACLVAHKNKGTSVENTRELEHRIDNLENKLDSILEALKK; translated from the coding sequence ATGCATAAAAATTCACATGCTAAAATGGAATGGTTTAAAAATACTTACTTAAATACTTCAAGCAAATTGGATATTTTAGATGTAGGATCACTAGATACAAAAGGAAACTATAATTATTCAGATATTTTTAATGAAAAAAACTGGACATATACGGGTCTTGATTTTCAAGGAGGAAATAATGTAGATATTATAGTAACAGATATTTACAATTGGTTTGAAGTTGAAGACAATACTTATGATGTTATTATTTCTGGCCAACTTTTTGAACACTTAGAATATTTTTGGCTCACCATGTCCCAAATTGAAAGAGTTTTAAAACCTGGAGGTTATGTCTGCATAATTGCACCATCATCCGGACCTAAACATGGTGGCAATATTCCTAATTGTTATAGGTTTCATGAAGATGGATTAAAAGCAATGGCTAAATATGTTGATTTAGAAGTTATACATACTTCCGTCGATAATAGTGAAAAAGCGAAACCTTGGAATGATGCATGTTTAGTTGCTCATAAAAATAAAGGCACATCAGTAGAAAATACAAGAGAATTAGAACATCGGATTGATAACCTAGAAAACAAATTAGATTCCATATTAGAAGCATTGAAAAAATAG